In Brassica rapa cultivar Chiifu-401-42 chromosome A06, CAAS_Brap_v3.01, whole genome shotgun sequence, a single window of DNA contains:
- the LOC103827662 gene encoding ras-related protein RABD2b: MNPEYDYLFKLLLIGDSGVGKSCLLLRFADDSYLDSYISTIGVDFKIRTVEQDGKTIKLQIWDTAGQERFRTITSSYYRGAHGIIVTYDVTDQESFNNVKQWLNEIDRYASENVNKLLVGNKNDLTSQKVVSTETAQAFADELGIPFLETSAKNATNVEEAFMAMTAAIKTRMASQPAGGAKPPTVNIRGQPVNQQSGCCSS; encoded by the exons ATGAATCCTGAATA TGACTACCTATTCAAGCTTTTGCTTATCGGTGACTCTGGTGTTGGAAAATCTTGCTTGCTTCTAAGGTTTGCT GATGATTCTTACCTGGATAGCTACATCAGTACCATTGGTGTTGACTTT AAAATCCGCACAGTTGAACAAGACGGAAAGACAATCAAACTCCAGATT TGGGACACAGCAGGCCAAGAACGTTTCAGGACCATCACCAGCAGCTACTACAGAGGAGCTCATGGAATCATT GTCACCTATGACGTCACGGACCAAGAGAGCTTCAACAACGTCAAACAGTGGCTGAATGAAATCGACCGTTACGCCAGTGAGAACGTGAACAAGCTACTGGTTGGGAACAAAAACGATCTCACATCGCAGAAGGTTGTATCCACTGAGACGGCTCAG GCTTTTGCAGATGAACTGGGGATCCCTTTCTTGGAAACAAGTGCTAAAAATGCAACCAATGTTGAAGAAGCTTTCATGGCCATGACTGCTGCTATTAAGACCAG AATGGCTAGCCAACCAGCTGGAGGTGCCAAGCCACCGACGGTCAATATTCGCGGACAGCCAGTGAACCAGCAATCAGGCTGTTGCTCATCTTGA